Proteins from one Oncorhynchus masou masou isolate Uvic2021 chromosome 12, UVic_Omas_1.1, whole genome shotgun sequence genomic window:
- the LOC135550300 gene encoding glycogen phosphorylase, muscle form-like: MSKPLSDHDRKKQISVRGLAGVENVAELKLAFNRHLHFTLVKDRNVASKRDYYFALANTVRDHLVGRWIRTQQYYYEKDPKRVYYISLEFYMGRTLQNTMVNLALENACDEAVYQLGLDMEELEDMEEDAGLGNGGLGRLAACFLDSMASLGLAAYGYGIRYEFGIFNQKIVNGWQVEEADDWLRYGNPWEKARPEYMRPVKFYGRTEHTPDGVKWVDTQVVLALPYDTPIPGYRNNIVNTMRLWSAKAPCDFNLKDFNIGGYIQAVLDRNLCENISRVLYPNDNFFEGKELRLKQEYFVVAATLQDIVRRFKASKFGSREIVRTDFAQLPSKVAIQLNDTHPAMAIPELMRVLVDEEKLDWDKAWDVCVRTCAYTNHTVLPEALERWPIDLFQHLLPRHLEIIFEINRRFLQYVASKFPGDNDRLRRMSLIEEGGCKKVNMAHLCIVGSHAVNGVARIHSEILIATLFKDFYELDPHKFQNKTNGITPRRWLVMCNPGLAEVIAERIGEEFVRDLDQLKKLLKFINDDAFIRDIAKIKQENKLKFAVHLEEHYKVKINPQSMFDFQVKRIHEYKRQLLNCLHMITYYNRIKKEPNKHWTPRTIMVGGKAAPGYHTAKMIIRLITAIGEVVNHDPVIGDRLKVIFLENYRVTLAEKAIPSADLSEQISTAGTEASGTGNMKFMLNGALTIGTMDGANVEMAEEAGEKNLFIFGMRVEDVDAMDAGKGYHASEYYNRIPELKQAMDQIAGGFFSHKQPDLFKELVDLLMHHDRFKVFADYESYIKCQDKVNELYKNPKEWTKMVIHNIAGCGKFSSDRTISQYAREIWGVEPSLEKIPAPDEQLK, translated from the exons GGCATCCAAAAGGGATTACTACTTTGCTCTCGCCAACACCGTGCGCGACCACTTGGTGGGCAGGTGGATCAGAACCCAACAGTACTATTATGAGAAAGATCCAAAA cgTGTGTACTACATCTCCCTGGAGTTCTACATGGGCCGCACCCTGCAGAACACCATGGTGAACCTGGCACTGGAAAACGCCTGTGATGAGGCCGTATACCAG CTGGGTCTAGACATGGAGGAGCTGGAGGACATGGAGGAGGACGCAGGCCTCGGAAACGGTGGTCTTGGACGTCTTGCCG CATGCTTCCTGGACTCTATGGCTTCTCTGGGTCTGGCTGCATATGGATACGGTATCCGCTATGAGTTTGGCATCTTTAACCAGAAGATCGTCAATGGATGGCAG GTTGAGGAGGCTGATGACTGGCTGCGTTACGGCAACCCCTGGGAGAAGGCCCGACCCGAGTACATGCGCCCCGTCAAGTTCTATGGCAGAACCGAGCACACCCCAGATGGTGTGAAATGGGTTGACACTCAG GTCGTGTTGGCTCTGCCATATGACACCCCTATCCCCGGGTACAGAAACAACATTGTCAACACCATGAGACTGTGGTCTGCAAAGGCCCCATGCGACTTCAACCTGAAAGACT TCAACATTGGTGGGTACATTCAGGCTGTGTTGGACAGAAACTTATGCGAGAACATTTCCCGTGTGCTGTACCCCAATGATAAC TTCTTCGAGGGCAAGGAGCTGCGGCTGAAGCAGGAGTACTTTGTGGTGGCCGCCACCCTTCAGGACATCGTCCGTCGTTTCAAGGCCTCCAAGTTTGGCTCCAGAGAGATCGTCCGCACAGACTTCGCCCAGCTGCCCAGCAAA GTTGCCATCCAGCTGAATGACACTCACCCTGCTATGGCCATTCCTGAGCTGATGAGGGTACTGGTTGATGAGGAGAAGCTGGATTGGGACAAG GCCTGGGACGTGTGTGTCCGTACCTGTGCCTACACAAACCACACCGTGCTGCCTGAGGCCCTGGAGCGCTGGCCCATTGACCTGTTCCAACACCTGCTGCCCCGTCACCTGGAGATCATCTTCGAGATCAACCGTCGCTTCCTGCAG TACGTTGCCTCTAAGTTCCCTGGCGACAACGATCGTCTGCGCCgcatgtccctgattgaggagGGCGGATGCAAGAAAGTCAACATGGCTCACCTGTGTATCGTTGGATCCCATGCTGTCAACGGCGTGGCCCGCATCCACTCGGAGATCCTCATCGCCACTCT GTTCAAGGACTTTTATGAGTTGGACCCACACAAGTTCCAGAACAAGACCAATGGCATCACCCCCCGTCGCTGGCTGGTTATGTGCAACCCTGGCTTGGCTGAAGTCATCGCAGAG AGAATTGGAGAGGAGTTTGTCCGTGACCTCGACCAGCTGAAGAAACTGTTGAAGTTCATTAATGATGATGCTTTCATCCGTGACATCGCCAAAATCAAGCAG GAGAACAAGCTGAAGTTCGCTGTGCACCTGGAGGAGCACTACAAGGTCAAGATCAACCCCCAGTCCATGTTTGACTTTCAAGTCAAAAGAATCCACGAGTACAAGAGACAGCTGCTCAACTGTCTGCACATGATCACCTACTACAACC GTATCAAGAAGGAGCCAAACAAGCACTGGACCCCAAGAACCATCATGGTCGGAGGAAAG GCTGCCCCAGGATACCACACAGCCAAGATGATCATCCGTCTCATCACAGCTATCGGTGAGGTTGTCAACCACGACCCCGTGATCGGCGACCGCCTCAAAGTCATCTTCTTGGAGAACTACAGAGTCACCCTGGCTGAGAAAG CCATTCCCTCTGCTGACCTGTCTGAGCAGATCTCTACAGCTGGCACAGAGGCCTCTGGCACTGGCAACATGAAATTCATGCTGAACGGCGCTCTGACCATCGGCACCATGGACGGAGCCAACGTGGAGATGGCCGAGGAGGCCGGAGAGAAGAACCTCTTCATCTTCGGCATGAGGGTGGAGGATGTGGACGCAATGGACGCCGGCAAAGG ATACCACGCCTCTGAGTACTACAACCGTATTCCCGAGCTGAAACAGGCCATGGACCAGATCGCTGGTGGCTTCTTCAGCCATAAGCAGCCAGACCTCTTCAAGGAACTTGTGGACCTGCTGATGCACCACGACag GTTCAAGGTGTTTGCTGACTACGAATCCTACATCAAGTGTCAGGACAAGGTCAACGAACTGTACAAG AATCCCAAGGAATGGACCAAGATGGTGATCCATAACATTGCAGGCTGTGGTAAATTCTCCAGCGACCGCACCATTTCCCAGTACGCCCGGGAGATCTGGGGCGTGGAGCCCAGCCTGGAGAAGATCCCTGCCCCCGACGAGCAACTCAAATAA
- the LOC135550302 gene encoding cytochrome c oxidase subunit 8B, mitochondrial: protein MSGLIRTISTRTAPALRGPMITQRASVFTRPAKDPLGPAETVIGLGMFAVAILGPSGWVLANIENYKKKE, encoded by the exons ATGTCTGGGCTCATCAGAACTATTTCAACCCGCACTGCTCCAGCTCTGCGCGGACCTATGATTACCCAGAGGGCCAGTGTCTTCACCAGACCGGCTAAAGACCCTCTCGGCCCTGCT GAGACAGTCATCGGACTGGGGATGTTCGCAGTGGCTATCCTGGGACCTTCCGGTTGGGTTCTCGCCAACATTGAGAACTACAAGAAGAAAGAATAA